The Cydia splendana chromosome 21, ilCydSple1.2, whole genome shotgun sequence genome segment ggcatgaagttatctagatccgaattgtcaaatgtccacagcgctatcctgtgtttccagtagtataaacagaattacccgaaagtctgaaatttctttcgtgaatcggaagatattgctaacgagtaattaaaaatgacgtgttattgtaaaatttaagctaaaatacatataaatgaaaattataaaattataaagaaatattttaacttattaaccataggtataatgtacccatgtaacatgttatgttgaaataaagtggcaatgttattgtgacgtaatcgcgtgtcactctgggaatggaagaccatgttttattagaccatggtgcACATGACTCctaaattgattaaataattaaccatttaattaatttcttacctgaggtttaattttgattcctaatcaataaataacacaaagatttcttataatgtaaatttattaaagaaaataatcagtatgtTTTCtaaattttctgtaggtactcatttatttatatcaaaaatatatttaagtgctatttatCGACTAcggaacaaaattaaatctcaggtaaaaaaataattacaataattaaatgattaattatttaatcaaatttggagTCATGTCAACATTATCgcgagcaatgacgccaatCTGTCCGATCTCTGGTTATTATTTCTGGAAATTGTTTTAAACGGATACCAAAGCGGAAGCTTAGGTAGGTAGGGTTATATATTTAGTAggtctcttcttcttccttgcgttatctcggcatattgccacggctcatgggagcccggGGTCTGCTTGACGACTAATCTCAAGAAttaacgtaggcactagtttttacgaaagcgactgccatctgaccttccaacccagaggggaaactaagccttattgggattagtccggtttcctcacgatgtttttcttcaccgaaaagcgactggtaaatatcaaatgatgtttcgtacataagttccgaatatctcattggtacgagccggggtttgaaccgcAAGTGGGGgggcaagtcgcacgctcttaccgctaggccaccagcgcttcttcaGCGGTTTAGTAGGTGTCAGAAATTTAGTcgtttaattaattaaagagAGTTCAAGTACTTAAGCAACAAAGTGATAGTTTTCCAACACAATGTCACCTACCAAACACATTTGAAATGCAACACAATTGAGTAACCACTACTCGACCTTATATCAATGCTTAGAGGGTTCATCAACGGTTAGCCAATTGTGTTTCGTCCACGAACCAAAAGACAGCACCCGCGTTACGCACATCACGTATTAATGCTACTATATAAACCAAGCCCTGGACACCCATGGCATACATTGTGTATCGCCAACCCGTGGCGATCAGTCGCGTCACAAAACAATTGAAAACAGTGCACCATGAAAGTTATAGTGTTTCTTTCCATCGCGGCGTTCGCCAGTGCCCACCAGCCAGCATCAGAACTCGTTAGAAACATTTACAGCGAATGTTTGAGCCAGTATTCAGTGGAATGTGTGAAACCGAGAGCTTTAGAATGGATTTCGCGAGTAGCTGATGACGACGAGATCAAGATCACTGAAGATTTATCTATCGTGAAGACCGCCATTTTGGATGAGGAGTCTAGAGCAGCTAAGGATGACGCTTACGCGATTGTCGACAAAATTGATGGATTTTTGCAAACTCATACGTTGAGAGTGAAAGTTCCTGAGGAGATCACAAAGAGCGCAGCATCGGAATATGTGCCGCGATCTCTGCTTTCTGGCTTGCCTTCAGAACTGGACATGCCTCTGGACGGTGAAGAAGATGTCGAGGTGTTCGAAGGCAGGAAGAAGAAAATCAAGCTGCCCAAGCCTTTGAGGATCAAGAGCAGTGAGAAATTATTTCACTATCTTTGATTGTGTTACTTTAAAATTAGTTTATTAAAGTGTTACTTAAAAGTTATAGTGACTAAAacatttgtaaatatttaaaattaattttaattatcttgtaacaaaataattaatggAAAAAATCCTGCCACGTCAGCTTTATTGCAAATGCCttttaaaaaacttttttttcagAGCACGGTCTCATCAAGAAGGTTTTGCTGCCTTTCCTCCTCGGCTTGAAGTTCAAGGCCTCAGTCCTGGTGCCCCTGGCCCTGGCCCTCATTGCTCTGAAGACGTGGAAGGCCCTCACCCTTGGTCTCATTTCCCTTGTGCTGTCTGGTAAGTCAATTTGATGAAATACGAAACCGTTAGAGTAAATTGTTGTTGATGCTCCTACTATTAACAATGCTGCAAAATAATTAAGTTTCGTATAACTTAATTTAAACCATCAAGTTTAGTACATGGAACTTATATAATTTGGACAATCAAGTATTTTACTTTCAACTAAAAAGCGACCTGTTATCattatcataaatcataatcaaCTATTTCACAGTAAGCAATATATTACAAAAGGTTACTTTTTTTGGACGATTTTTTGTGATAAAATCCTATATACGAGTATTATACCtaccaaattaaaatgtttctaaattattatttagcTTTGATACCTACCAATACGATACaattcttaatttttttaacaatacgCCGGGGAAAACAAATTACAAGGTATTTTTTGGCCACTttgtatgtatacctacatacaaagtGGCCAAAACTACTACCTActacctattaaatattatgCTAGTTATTTATAGAAGAATCACACTGAAGAATCATTTGAGATATAGAGGTAAAACAAAACACTAAGAACCACTTGCAcaatcccactaacccggggttaaacagttaacccagtgtcaaattgtactgttaaCCATGGTAACCCCGGGTTATTGAATGGTGCAAATTTGCAACGCGGACCccttgtatctttaggtattaaaataaaagtgaacaaacaatttgtaaattttcgggtagttataacatttattggttaaccaaccaaatacaaaagcgcccggatcagtcactgaacgaccagattttagcctacattatttgatcatgtaatgttttcatctaccctcaactactTAGCATACTgccggattcgaactttaagatacgtcaattaatagatttagaaacgatatggattagatgtgtcagtgtcaaaagtgacgtatttgtttgaagaaacttcacatttgacactgacagaatCTGATAcacatcgtttctagatctattaattaacgtatcttaaagttatgaTCGGGCCGTTGAGGAGCCATTTGAgcgtagattttgtttacttttatttaaatacctaaaggttCCTTCAAAGCAACAGCCACAATTTGAATCTTCCACAGGTGCCATGGTCATCTTCAAGTTCACCAAGCCCAAGGTCGTGAACTACGAAGTGATCCATTACCCCCAGCATCACGTGGAACATCACGTCGACCATCACACCGGGTGGGAGCACGGCCCCTACCAACGCTCCATTGAGGACGCCCAAGAACTGGCGTACCACGGACAGATCTGAACCGACCCTGGCATTAtttattaacttatttatttattgaagcGAACTGTAAATAAAGTATGATAAGAGTCAATTTATATTCGAGTTTGATTCTAAATGGGATTCGCCAGTGACTGGCCGCTTTTAGTAACTGGAcaccccaaaccaaaaatgatttctattcacctataaacagaattgattttagtataaggtttcaataactgccCAGCTTTCAATGACTGGCCACCTTATGCTAAAATGAATTTTGTTTATtggtgaatataattcatttttagtttaaggcggccagttactaaaagtggccagttgctggcgaattaccctgacttgatttttatttttttgtggatTTTTGTCTAGATTTGGATTCAatcagaagcggtatcatgatcgcatttttatcacctgtcatggcatgcgtcactttcacacttacacatttgttagaacgtgacaggcatggtgacaaatgatatagagccgaccatcttagccctacagcaCGAATATTATGGTCGTgtatgtctacgtgacagcgtgataaaagtGTCCGTCTCTTTCAGTCAcgtggtgttaaaaagtgacatttattttatcacgtggataaagtcaTCCATAATTCGCCTGgggtattatggatggctttatccgcgtgataaaataactgtcactttttaacaccgcggaaaagaaagtgacggacaccgtagtagtaataaaaaaataatgttgtttTTTCTATTCCTTACTTTTAATGACTGGACCTTCAATTCTGGTTGTGATTAATAAATATGGaccaatgtaggtacctaattcatatattattattacacagtACCAAATCGAGTGGCGGACTTCACAAGGGAGCCTTTAGGCGGAGTAGGTCACTTTCTTAGGTTACTTTCGAGTTAGATCACGTTCTAAGGACGTTAGTTCCGAAGGAGGACACTTTCTGAGGAGTCACCTTTTTTTAGTTCATCACTTTCATAGTTCGTCACTTTTTTTAGCATTTTTCGatgccgtgtcaaacacaataTAGACACACAAAACCTTATAACACTCGTAATACCTTATCATGTCAAAATTTAAAAACCGACCGCCTTTTGAATTTTTGCATTTTGGTCTAACAGTGATAAAGTTCGAAACCCAATGATGTGTCTTGTTTAATTTCAACCGACTTCATTATTTCAAAGGACATACATATTTCTTTATATTCATTCGTTGGGATTCATGTTTATATTATGTTCCCCAATTTGCAGAGCGTTGGATAAAATTGatttaaaactgaaataaatgtcatatactcagaaaaagtgaccaaggcgtccattgccccaggctggaatcgaaccagtgtcctctgctatcgcggcaggtgcctgtaccattcggccaccgggccacagcggcataggtcgaatttttccaagtatatgcacaaCAAGTATATGTCTTACTGagggcttatggcgccccctggccatccctaAGGTAGAGCAGTATGGTTCGACCTTCTAACTGGATCATCTCAggtgataccgagctagcgagagagatggcactgccaatcaatactattagaagtattagaacaaattaaattattttcagatatattttaatttgtttttatttcaagtaaactgaaataaatgtcatatactaagaaaacgtgaccaaggcctccagtgccccaggctggaatcgaaccagcgtcctctgctatcacACCACACCGTCCACACCACATCACACACCTATcacactgccgtattcgaacttcaagatattcacaagagacgacacgtactagatccattctagatacgttatagtttagatatcaactagttctcttttgcagcgcaattcgggcaaccaatgtcacttttacgttagatagagtaagatatctattagatgtgaattggaactctaagtcatatcctgtggaaatcgttcaacagtatctccagaatcgcgcaaatgtcaaatttgacaggttagatcttaaacatatcgttatcgtatcttggtgatgtctaaaagatgtctaatatatttctatttcaatatccgaatcgggcccacagGCACCTGCCTAAGGTCGCAGGTCGCATAAGGCCGaagggtgtcgtgtttcggaggttccggggcaaactgccgaatccgacacaagaccagGCGATTCGACGGAGCCatgccgttttgtcgactacatagtgtttagttttttaaatttataaaaatgcatAAGCAATATATGTTAGTCTATAAGGCATTTGTAATGTcaacacatcggtaactcgtggcatttaggtagcacttaaaagattagtgatgagcacagatcGGTAACTCaacagtttctaacagactagtgatgtgacaatgttcttcctatacgtgtcgagaaaaagaaaccactaaaaaaaggaattaattaaactaatcttttaagtgatACCTAAATGCCatgagttaccgatgtgtagatGTGCCTTattgcctgatttaaaatgttaaattaaattaattaaattgaaaataaacaTGTTTTTTGTGTCTCTTGTAAAGTTGGGTTTTTTAACATAGCGGATTTTACAAGCGCAGCAACGATACATACATAATTTCTAAAAAATATGtctaaaaaataatttagcctatatacgtcgtgctgggcacaggcctcctctcaagcattTAGTCGTTGTAAAAATCTAGAGGATGTGATAAACACGGATCGTAAATatctatacaggatgattcatgagacgtgagcaggactaatcctgcacactcagtaactgataattgatcgatcaccgtcgtatttaggtgaaacaaccacacttcttcctattttttaagtttttggtgagggcaaagttaattctctacaatcatggttaCCCTACAAGAGTGCTAGTGGGGAAGACTTCGTCCTATGTAAAGGACTCTCGTCATTTTGTTGACATTGTTAAGGCCAGGAAATTGGAACCGGATGAGATAATGGTAAGCTTCGATGTGGAGTCGTTGTTTACCAATGTTCCATTAAAAGAGTGTCTGGGCATTGTCAAAACGAAGCTTATAGATAACGAACTTCCAGAAGAGTCTGTCACACACTGTCTAGAGGGAAACTATTTCCACTACCAAGGGCAGTTTTATCTGCAAGTGGATGGAGTGGCAATGGGCAGTCCAGTTGCCCCCGTAATTGCCAACATATGGATGGAACATTTTGAAGAGTTGACATTACGTTCCGGACCGTCTGTAATTACAATGTGGAAGACATATGTAGATGACGTGTTCTGCATTTTAAAGGGCAACGCCGACACAGTGGAGCATTTCGACGGACATTTAAACTCCATCCACCCAAAAggtaaagtttacatttgagatggAGTGCGATAGATCCTTACCCTTTCTGGATGTGAAGTTAAGAGTGAAACCAGATGGATCCCTGGCACACTCCGTGTACAGGAAGCCCACACATACTGACAGGTACCTACAAGCATCTTCCCACCATCATCCGAGGCATCTACAATCGGTGGTCACATCTCTGGTTAACAGAGCACGAGACTTATGTGACGCGGAACACATAGATAATGAGTTAGCCCATGTTCAGGAAGTGCTAAAGAAAAATGGGTACTTGCAGAAAATCCCACGCACGACTAGGAAAAAAGAAAGACATCCGGAGGTTAGTAGGCAACCAGCCTTTTTGCCGTATGTGAAAGGGATAACGGACAAAGTTGGATCAGTACTGAAGAAATTCTCCATAAGGACTGTATACACCCCGTTATCTAAAGTAGCAAGTCTTTTACGCAGCCCAAAGGATGTCATTCCGTACCAGAGTCACCCGGACTCTACAAGATAGAATGCAGTTGTGGAAGTGCGTACATTGGCCAAACTAAGCGCAGCGTTCAAGAGAGGGTGAAGGAACACatagcagctgttaaaaatcgccatgtaaacaaatccgcaatagctgagcacttgctgacaacaggaacgaatcactggattgagctacataaacccaaagtcctctccaacgagcgacactattatccgcggatcgtgagagaggcgattgaaattaaaaaacaccctaaaattTCAACcgagaggacgggtacaaattattgtctacttggggaccagtgattcaaatgttgaaaccagcggatatatcttcggaccagtgtacggatactgtgagtgttgcgtgtcgtgccgtgaacaataaacattaaactttaacgggtagctgcaatttctttgtctaccccgaacatttttataaactaatttcgggtagtttagtggtgttttatttaatatcactgttgacatttgttgggacgtcagtctttccgtgaccacagctggtgcaactcagctgaaacgtcggaattaaaggtaaaaacaatgaaattatatcgcggtagacccgtttgtgtaattaaatatgtgtacaaaacgcgagagtttaaagtgttatacccTACAAGACccaattaataaacataaaactctttaaccgtaatgacagcattttgattacgaagaaaataaactgtcaaacttgagtgagatacgagttttcaaaagtaaccagaccgtgatgacagtgatgagttgatgacattcaatttgacacagaatatcggtacctagtttattattctaattttagggcgaccatgcatgtcgtaaatattttttttttttcaacatgaGTAGAAAATTAACGTCAATCTcgctaatactgatacgaaacagttgcttataatttactaaatgcgcagtgttagtcctgctcacgtctcctgaatcaccctgtagaaATAAGAAACTCAAACAGAATAcaaataaatagtttatttgaaataaaaataatattccaTTTCCTTGATTCGATTATTAAACTATTAACACAAACTTAACAAAGTACTTTTGAGCAAAAccacttttaaggatttttttttttacatttgattattaaatgtcgttattaatcaaaataaatgtattaggtgtttcaaataATTTGGCATGTCAAAAAATTGTAAAACACTGggatagcctcctaaggcctccatacaaaagaaaaatgcataatttgccacagaaatttgaacctacgacgtaggaaatagagttgatattGCGTTGTTcaaaaattgaacgaaacaaagcaaaagcaactctgttccaatcgaatatgttttaaatttcagtgaactgaataagtactatagatAGGACCTTGGGCCAAGGGAGGATAGGGAACTATTTTCTTCAAAGTTCGTATACTTAAAACACATtctaataaataacttaaatgcataattttaatttttaacaagcagaaacgtctgcgaacgatgctattagaataaaaaagtggaaaaaatactgtcttgggtgagacttgaactcacggcctctggatcgatactccagcgctatGCCATCTGAGcaaccaagacctcatccatagccagcaaatctttccaccttattataggtcaaggggacccttagcgacatctaccgcaagagtgttacacttcttaaacggctaccggagtcatattggaaattcaccagttacgatgtgctacccatactaattttaacccaagacagtaatttttccacttttatatttattctaCGCTTAACTTAAATGCATTTtgttaaatacgtaatgtattGTCCTAGTGACTGAATGGCTTTAttctaaagttagaccaagaaaagtctgcagcgattttgatagcccacgcagtgcaagtgttattttaaacgtcaaacatctatggaattatgacgtataaataacacttgcactgcgtgggctatcaaaatcgctgcagacttttcttggtctaacattacaaaaataaataattcgaTTAATCTCTATAAAGACTTACTTCGAGTAATTCATACTTTTAAGTAAGGTTAAGTGTGTTTTAGGAAACTACAGCTACACTCACAAATTGGAATTTTACCAACTCTTAAAAATGATCAGTTTTTGTAGGTAATTTGTAAAGCATTATATTGGGTGTCAATACacttatgtttaaaaaaaatcgggcaagtgcgagtcggactcgcgcacgaagggttccgtaccatataaaaaaaaaacaaaaaaaaaaaagcaaaaaaaaaacggtcacccatccaagtactgaccactcccgacgttgcttaactttggtcaaaaatcacgtttgttgtatgggagccccatttaaatctttattttattctgtttttagtatttgttgttatagcggcaacagaaatacatcatctgtgaaaatttcaactgtctagctatcacggttcgtgagatacagcctggtgacagacggacggacggacggacggacggacggacagcgaagtcttagtaatagggtcccgttttaccctttgggtacggaaccctaaaaattacttattttattgcTTAACTGACGTATTTTTGATCGCATGACGTATTTATTCATAGAGCTTAGCGGCTCAGCCACGACattacgcgactggcgacggtggcagcgacaaccataggtgggaacgatcCGATcgctgtctcgctccaacctatggttatcgctgccgccgtcgcaaatCGCTCAATgccgtggccgagccgtaataggtctccattttgaagcactaacggctcggccacgacattacgcgactggcgacggcggcagcgacaaccataggtgggaacgatcCGATcgctgtctcgctccaacctatggttatcgctgccgccgtcgcaaatCGCTCAATgccgtggccgagccgtaataggtctccattttgaagcactaacggctcggccacgacattacgcgactggcgacggcggcagcgacaatcATAGCGACAAtaataggtgggaacgaaaggtccaaTCTATGTGTCCCGCTCCAACCTATgcttatcgctgccgccgtcgcaagtcgctcaatgccGTGACCTAGCCGTAATAGGTCTCCATTTTGAAACACAGTGCATGAGCGACGGTCCAAAGCCGCGCGCCGCGAATTTCGCGCgtggccacagaataaataatagtactaggtacagaagactcactctctaacaaaacgcgtctgttacgatcaggacagatatggccgctaggtggcgacagcgccacgcgcggcttatggccatccaccaaaattggtgtggaacggatgtacttgtagccacctgttgcaaagcgacgaagtcgcagagtgagccacgcctggcgtGGCTAAAATGCGTgagttaaaagtaaaatttgcCCAGCCATTCATTGCCGAAGACGCGCATACGCGTCACGAAACTATTTAATCGTAATGCGTCGGCTATGAAGGTGTTAAACatgaccatagagaaatatagtaagacaagtgTGCTCACtctatacatcagttttggtgccaaaaagactattattttcttagtcgacatctagcatcgagtagcggaattatcagtacctactgctacatctattgtcaagtagcagtactgataattccgctactcgatgccagatgtcgactacgaaaataatagtctttttggtaccaaaactgatgtatagaGTGAGCAcacttgtcttactatatttctcactgatgtatggagtgaggaatctatgtatttttttcttcatgacaaagaaattaaaatatGAGCCAAATCAAAGTAAGTCTTAATCATAATTACAAACAAAACGTTGTTTAGAACAAATAATTCGCTACTAACGCTAAGGTTTTGGACGTAGCTGTAAc includes the following:
- the LOC134801253 gene encoding uncharacterized protein LOC134801253; the encoded protein is MKVIVFLSIAAFASAHQPASELVRNIYSECLSQYSVECVKPRALEWISRVADDDEIKITEDLSIVKTAILDEESRAAKDDAYAIVDKIDGFLQTHTLRVKVPEEITKSAASEYVPRSLLSGLPSELDMPLDGEEDVEVFEGRKKKIKLPKPLRIKSKHGLIKKVLLPFLLGLKFKASVLVPLALALIALKTWKALTLGLISLVLSGAMVIFKFTKPKVVNYEVIHYPQHHVEHHVDHHTGWEHGPYQRSIEDAQELAYHGQI